A part of Pararhizobium sp. A13 genomic DNA contains:
- a CDS encoding pyruvate dehydrogenase complex dihydrolipoamide acetyltransferase encodes MPINITMPALSPTMEEGNLAKWLVKEGDKVSSGDVIAEIETDKATMEVEAVDEGTVAKLVVPAGTEGVKVNAVIAVLAAEGEDVSAAASGNGAAAPAAKAEAAPVAKTEAAPAAVPAPVAAKAPAPASSDNRTFASPLARRLAKEAGIDVAVISGTGPHGRVVKKDVETAAAGGGLKPAAAAAPSAAAPAPAAAPLAKGPSDEAVLKNFAEGSYELVPHDGMRKTIAKRLQESKQTIPHFYVSVDCELDALLALRAQLNASAPEKDGKPVYKLSVNDMVIKAMALALRDVPEANVSWTEANMVKHKHADVGVAVSIPGGLITPIIRSAETKTLSAISNEMKDLGARAKSRKLKPEEYQGGTTAVSNMGMMGVKNFAAVVNPPHATILAVGAGEERVVVKKGQMVVANVMTVTLSTDHRAVDGALGAELLGAFKRYIENPMGMLV; translated from the coding sequence ATGCCGATCAATATCACCATGCCAGCCCTTTCGCCGACCATGGAAGAGGGCAACCTCGCCAAGTGGCTGGTCAAGGAAGGCGACAAGGTTTCGTCCGGCGACGTGATCGCCGAGATCGAGACCGACAAGGCGACGATGGAAGTCGAAGCGGTCGATGAGGGCACCGTTGCTAAGCTCGTCGTTCCCGCCGGCACTGAAGGCGTCAAGGTCAATGCCGTGATCGCCGTGCTCGCTGCCGAAGGCGAGGATGTCTCGGCCGCGGCCTCGGGCAATGGCGCTGCTGCGCCCGCTGCCAAGGCGGAGGCAGCTCCGGTTGCAAAGACAGAAGCCGCACCGGCCGCTGTTCCGGCACCGGTCGCGGCCAAGGCGCCAGCACCTGCTTCATCCGATAATCGCACCTTCGCGTCGCCGCTTGCACGGCGGCTCGCCAAGGAAGCCGGCATAGACGTCGCCGTCATTTCCGGCACCGGCCCGCACGGCCGCGTCGTCAAGAAGGACGTGGAAACAGCCGCCGCCGGTGGTGGACTGAAGCCGGCCGCTGCGGCTGCTCCGTCTGCTGCTGCTCCGGCACCGGCGGCAGCACCGCTCGCCAAGGGCCCATCCGACGAAGCTGTTCTCAAGAACTTCGCCGAAGGCTCCTACGAGCTCGTGCCGCATGACGGCATGCGCAAGACGATTGCCAAGCGCCTGCAGGAATCCAAGCAGACGATCCCGCATTTCTACGTCTCGGTCGATTGCGAACTCGACGCGCTCCTGGCGCTGCGTGCCCAGCTCAACGCCTCGGCACCGGAAAAGGACGGCAAGCCAGTCTACAAGCTCTCGGTCAACGACATGGTCATCAAGGCCATGGCGCTTGCCCTGCGCGACGTGCCGGAGGCCAATGTCTCCTGGACCGAAGCCAACATGGTCAAGCACAAGCACGCCGATGTCGGCGTTGCCGTGTCGATCCCCGGCGGCTTGATCACGCCGATCATCCGCTCGGCCGAGACCAAGACCCTGTCGGCCATCTCCAACGAGATGAAGGACCTCGGCGCCCGCGCCAAGAGCCGCAAGCTGAAGCCGGAAGAGTATCAGGGTGGCACGACCGCCGTGTCCAACATGGGCATGATGGGCGTCAAGAACTTCGCCGCCGTCGTCAATCCGCCGCACGCGACGATTCTCGCGGTCGGCGCAGGCGAGGAACGCGTCGTCGTCAAGAAGGGCCAGATGGTCGTCGCCAACGTCATGACCGTGACGCTCTCGACCGACCACCGCGCCGTCGATGGCGCGCTTGGGGCAGAACTGCTCGGGGCCTTCAAGCGCTACATCGAAAACCCGATGGGGATGCTGGTCTGA
- a CDS encoding SGNH/GDSL hydrolase family protein, with amino-acid sequence MKTVLCYGDSLTWGYDAEGRDRHALEDRWPSVLQKALGGGVHVIAEGLNGRTTAFDDHLADCDRNGARILPTILHSHDPVDLVIILLGTNDMKPVICGTAAGATQGMERLIDLVRHHAWSFDSENQPEILIVAPPAVRETANAAFAAMFASSIEQSAMLASLYADLADEKGCGFFDAGSVAATTPLDGIHLDAENTRAIGRGLEPMVRMMLGL; translated from the coding sequence ATGAAAACAGTCCTCTGCTACGGTGACAGTCTGACTTGGGGCTACGATGCCGAGGGGCGCGACCGTCATGCGCTTGAGGATCGCTGGCCAAGCGTCCTGCAAAAGGCTCTCGGTGGCGGCGTTCACGTGATAGCCGAGGGGCTGAACGGCCGCACGACCGCTTTTGACGATCATCTCGCGGATTGCGACAGGAACGGCGCCCGCATTCTGCCGACGATCCTGCACAGCCACGATCCGGTTGATCTCGTCATCATCCTGCTTGGCACCAACGACATGAAACCGGTGATCTGCGGCACGGCTGCGGGCGCGACGCAGGGCATGGAGCGGCTGATCGACCTGGTGCGGCATCATGCCTGGTCGTTCGACAGCGAAAACCAGCCCGAAATTCTGATCGTTGCACCACCGGCCGTCCGCGAGACGGCAAACGCTGCCTTCGCGGCCATGTTTGCCAGCAGCATCGAGCAGTCGGCGATGCTTGCCTCGCTCTATGCCGATCTCGCCGACGAAAAGGGATGCGGCTTCTTCGATGCCGGGTCGGTGGCGGCAACCACGCCACTCGACGGCATTCATCTCGATGCCGAAAATACACGCGCCATCGGACGCGGCCTCGAGCCGATGGTCCGGATGATGCTCGGTCTCTGA
- a CDS encoding GNAT family N-acetyltransferase, translating to MTAALVLRAAERRDAAELAVLVDIASHGFATWLWYGAVMRGNKDTAMEQGRSRMREDHEPGAWKDATLAEWDGEIAGVSIGYDLDERVRDIVAPHPVITPLLDLQVTVIGSRFVDSLGVYRHHRGKGIGRALLANEIEKAKGRQVSLITESHNETALTLYAASGFVEKARLPAVPLFEDSKRHDWVLLTRNMT from the coding sequence ATGACGGCGGCTCTTGTCCTGCGGGCGGCGGAGCGGCGGGACGCGGCGGAACTGGCTGTGCTGGTCGATATCGCCTCGCACGGTTTTGCGACCTGGCTCTGGTACGGAGCGGTGATGCGGGGGAACAAGGATACCGCCATGGAGCAGGGGCGGTCGAGAATGCGCGAGGACCATGAGCCCGGCGCCTGGAAGGACGCGACGCTGGCGGAATGGGACGGTGAAATTGCCGGCGTGTCGATCGGTTACGATCTGGATGAGAGGGTCCGCGATATCGTCGCGCCGCATCCGGTGATCACGCCGCTGCTGGATCTGCAGGTGACCGTGATCGGCAGCCGCTTCGTCGACAGTCTCGGTGTCTACCGGCACCATCGCGGCAAGGGTATCGGGCGGGCGCTGCTCGCCAATGAAATCGAAAAGGCGAAAGGCAGGCAGGTCAGCCTGATCACCGAGAGCCATAATGAAACGGCGCTGACGCTCTACGCGGCCAGCGGATTTGTGGAGAAGGCGAGGCTTCCGGCCGTGCCGCTCTTTGAGGACAGCAAAAGGCATGACTGGGTCTTGTTGACCCGGAACATGACCTAA
- the lpdA gene encoding dihydrolipoyl dehydrogenase, producing MANSYDVIVIGSGPGGYIAAIRAAQLGLKTAVVEREHLAGICSNWGCIPTKALLRSAEVLHLAEHAKNYGLTLEGKVTPDLKAIVARSRGIAERMNGGVGFLMKKNKVDIIWGEAKLTKPNEIVVAKTTKAIVQPQAPLPKNTLGEGTYTAKHIIIATGARPRALPGIEPDGKLIWTYFEAMNPDRMPKSLLVMGSGAIGIEFASFYRTLGVDVTVVELLPQVMPVEDAEISAFAKKQFDKQGMKIILDAKVTKVEKAADSVTAHVEKKDGSIEKITADRLISAVGVQGNIENLGLEVLGVKTNRGCIVIDGYGKTNVPGVYAIGDVAGPPMLAHKAEHEAVICVEKIAGLPNVHPMDTLKIPGCTYCNPQVASVGLTEAKAKAEGRDIRVGRFPFVANGKAIALGEDQGMVKTIFDKKTGELIGAHLVGAEVTELIQGFVVAMNLETTEEELMHTIFPHPTISETLKESVLDAYGRALNA from the coding sequence ATGGCAAATTCCTACGACGTCATCGTTATCGGCTCCGGCCCCGGCGGCTACATAGCTGCGATCCGCGCCGCACAACTGGGCCTGAAGACGGCCGTGGTCGAGCGTGAGCACCTGGCCGGCATCTGCTCCAACTGGGGCTGCATCCCGACCAAGGCACTGTTGCGGTCCGCCGAAGTGCTGCATCTTGCCGAACACGCCAAGAATTACGGCCTGACGCTCGAAGGCAAGGTGACGCCGGATCTGAAGGCGATCGTCGCCCGCTCGCGCGGCATTGCCGAGCGCATGAATGGCGGCGTCGGCTTCCTGATGAAGAAGAACAAGGTCGATATCATCTGGGGCGAGGCCAAGCTCACCAAGCCGAATGAGATCGTCGTGGCGAAGACCACCAAGGCGATCGTCCAGCCGCAGGCGCCGCTGCCGAAGAATACGCTGGGCGAGGGGACCTATACCGCCAAGCACATCATCATCGCGACCGGCGCACGGCCGCGCGCGCTGCCCGGCATCGAGCCGGACGGCAAGCTGATCTGGACCTATTTCGAGGCGATGAATCCGGACCGCATGCCGAAGTCGCTGCTGGTCATGGGCTCGGGCGCCATCGGCATCGAGTTTGCCTCCTTCTACCGCACGCTCGGCGTCGACGTGACGGTCGTCGAACTGCTGCCGCAGGTCATGCCGGTCGAGGATGCGGAAATCTCCGCCTTCGCCAAGAAGCAGTTCGACAAGCAGGGCATGAAGATCATTCTCGACGCCAAGGTGACCAAGGTCGAGAAGGCTGCCGATTCGGTGACCGCCCATGTCGAGAAGAAGGATGGTTCGATCGAGAAGATCACCGCCGACCGGCTGATCTCGGCAGTTGGCGTTCAGGGCAATATCGAGAATCTCGGCCTGGAAGTGCTCGGCGTGAAGACCAACCGCGGCTGCATCGTCATCGACGGCTACGGCAAGACCAATGTTCCGGGCGTCTATGCGATCGGCGACGTTGCCGGGCCGCCGATGCTTGCCCACAAGGCCGAGCACGAAGCGGTCATCTGCGTCGAAAAGATCGCCGGCCTGCCGAATGTGCATCCGATGGATACTCTGAAGATCCCGGGTTGCACCTACTGTAACCCCCAGGTCGCCTCGGTCGGCCTGACGGAAGCCAAGGCCAAGGCCGAAGGCCGCGACATCCGCGTCGGCCGCTTCCCCTTCGTTGCCAACGGCAAGGCGATCGCGCTCGGCGAAGACCAGGGCATGGTCAAAACGATCTTCGACAAGAAGACCGGCGAACTGATCGGTGCGCATCTGGTCGGCGCCGAGGTCACCGAACTGATCCAGGGTTTCGTCGTTGCGATGAACCTCGAGACCACCGAAGAAGAGCTGATGCACACCATCTTCCCGCATCCGACCATCTCGGAAACGCTGAAGGAAAGCGTGCTCGACGCCTATGGGCGTGCACTGAACGCTTGA
- the lipA gene encoding lipoyl synthase, with the protein MVTILDRTNIESDVKRIRHPEKAHKPDTEMLRKPEWIRVKAPVSKGYQETRSIVKEHKLVTVCEEAGCPNIGECWDKKHATFMIMGEICTRACAFCNVSTGKPNALDMAEPENVAKAVKQMGLSHVVITSVDRDDLADGGAEHFEKVIWAIRAASPATTIEILTPDFLKKPGALERVVAAKPDVFNHNMETVPGNYLTVRPGARYFHSIRLLQRVKELDPTMFTKSGIMVGLGEERNEVLQLMDDLRTADVDFLTIGQYLQPTRKHHKVEKFVTPEEFKSYETVAYTKGFLMVASSPLTRSSHHAGDDFARLRAAREKKLLAAAE; encoded by the coding sequence ATGGTCACCATTCTCGACCGCACCAATATCGAGAGCGACGTCAAGCGCATCCGTCACCCGGAAAAGGCCCACAAGCCGGACACCGAGATGCTGCGCAAGCCGGAATGGATCCGCGTCAAGGCGCCTGTGTCGAAGGGCTATCAGGAAACCCGGTCGATCGTGAAGGAGCACAAGCTCGTCACGGTCTGCGAGGAGGCTGGCTGCCCGAACATCGGCGAGTGCTGGGACAAGAAGCACGCCACCTTCATGATCATGGGCGAGATCTGTACCCGCGCCTGTGCCTTCTGCAACGTCTCGACCGGCAAGCCGAATGCGCTCGACATGGCCGAGCCGGAAAATGTCGCCAAGGCCGTCAAGCAGATGGGCCTCAGCCACGTCGTCATCACCTCGGTCGACCGCGATGATCTGGCCGATGGTGGCGCCGAGCATTTCGAAAAGGTGATCTGGGCGATCCGTGCCGCTTCGCCGGCAACGACCATCGAAATCCTGACGCCGGACTTTTTGAAGAAGCCCGGTGCGCTCGAGCGTGTCGTTGCTGCCAAGCCCGACGTCTTCAACCACAACATGGAAACCGTGCCGGGCAACTATCTGACGGTGCGCCCCGGTGCACGTTATTTCCACTCGATCCGGCTTCTGCAGCGGGTCAAGGAACTCGATCCGACGATGTTCACCAAGTCCGGCATCATGGTCGGCCTCGGCGAGGAGCGCAACGAAGTGCTGCAACTGATGGACGACCTCCGGACCGCCGATGTCGACTTTCTGACCATCGGCCAGTACCTGCAGCCGACCCGCAAGCACCACAAGGTGGAAAAATTCGTGACGCCGGAGGAGTTCAAGTCCTACGAGACCGTCGCCTACACCAAGGGCTTCCTGATGGTGGCTTCGAGCCCGCTGACCCGCTCGTCGCATCATGCCGGCGACGATTTCGCACGGTTGCGCGCGGCGCGGGAAAAGAAGCTGCTGGCGGCGGCTGAGTAG
- a CDS encoding phytanoyl-CoA dioxygenase family protein yields the protein MKTTARITEWRRRKLKHLVSDAERAFFAENGYIERRDLLPEADFRALVAEVEALKAPAREMREGRAVTRRIPLTPDVLAYSPMLRSFLRSEKWTGPIRYAGGFNVEPVLSIQTIFGEPTAKPGEKDPQTELHMDTFHSTAKAWFFLYDVSEDEGPFTYVAGSHKLTKRRLAWQKRMSVLASQRQGGGAFRIPATWLKRLDLPEPTKFSVPANTLVVGDTFGFHARGKSVRKSVRVELYASQRPNPFLPFINLDSAWLPFVSGRKEVISWYFSDWLARLGFQRVIWRPVGEVSARETLVDRP from the coding sequence GTGAAGACGACTGCCCGCATCACCGAATGGCGCCGCCGAAAGCTAAAGCACCTGGTCTCTGACGCCGAGCGGGCCTTCTTTGCGGAAAACGGCTATATAGAGCGTCGTGATCTTCTGCCGGAGGCGGATTTCAGGGCGCTGGTAGCCGAGGTGGAGGCGCTAAAGGCGCCGGCGCGCGAGATGCGGGAGGGCCGCGCGGTGACACGCCGTATTCCGCTGACACCGGATGTGCTCGCCTATTCCCCGATGCTGCGCTCGTTTCTCAGGAGCGAGAAATGGACCGGGCCGATCCGCTATGCGGGCGGCTTTAACGTGGAGCCTGTGCTCAGCATTCAGACGATCTTCGGCGAGCCGACGGCCAAGCCCGGCGAGAAGGATCCGCAGACCGAGCTGCACATGGACACGTTCCACTCGACGGCCAAGGCCTGGTTCTTCCTCTATGACGTATCGGAAGACGAGGGACCGTTCACCTATGTCGCCGGTTCGCATAAGCTGACGAAGCGTCGGCTCGCTTGGCAGAAACGCATGAGCGTTCTGGCGTCGCAGCGGCAGGGCGGCGGGGCTTTCCGCATTCCTGCAACCTGGCTGAAGCGGCTTGACCTTCCCGAACCGACGAAATTCTCGGTCCCGGCCAATACGCTGGTCGTTGGAGACACATTCGGCTTCCATGCGCGGGGCAAATCTGTACGCAAGTCGGTACGCGTCGAGCTCTATGCATCGCAGAGGCCGAACCCGTTCTTGCCGTTCATCAATCTCGACAGCGCCTGGCTGCCCTTTGTCAGTGGCCGCAAGGAGGTCATCAGCTGGTATTTCTCGGACTGGCTGGCGCGGCTCGGCTTCCAGCGGGTGATCTGGCGGCCTGTCGGTGAGGTCTCCGCCCGCGAGACGCTTGTCGATCGCCCCTAG
- a CDS encoding AAA family ATPase — protein sequence MPCHISGIEPALPILRRANRVLVIGCSGGGKSTLSRKLSGRLDLPYISMDREFYWLPGWTKRPKAEERAMIAARVAEDRWIMDGSGASTFDLRLPRTDLVVWVRMPRRACLWGLACRVAASFGRVRPDMAPGCPEQLPDLEFLSYIWNFERRVSPVIVNMLDRHSPDMPVLTLRNRRDMRALIESL from the coding sequence ATGCCGTGCCATATTTCCGGAATTGAACCAGCCCTCCCGATCCTTCGCCGTGCCAATCGTGTTCTCGTGATCGGCTGCTCCGGCGGCGGCAAGAGCACGCTGTCGAGAAAACTTTCGGGCAGACTGGACTTGCCCTACATTTCGATGGACCGGGAATTTTACTGGCTGCCAGGGTGGACCAAGCGACCGAAAGCGGAAGAGCGGGCGATGATAGCAGCCAGGGTTGCGGAAGATCGCTGGATCATGGACGGGAGCGGCGCGTCGACCTTCGATCTCCGCTTGCCGCGAACAGATCTGGTCGTTTGGGTTCGTATGCCCCGCCGCGCATGCCTGTGGGGGCTTGCCTGCCGGGTCGCTGCGAGCTTTGGCCGTGTACGCCCAGACATGGCACCAGGCTGTCCGGAACAACTGCCGGATCTTGAATTCCTGTCCTATATCTGGAATTTCGAACGGCGCGTTTCTCCCGTCATCGTGAACATGCTCGACCGGCATTCCCCGGACATGCCGGTCCTGACACTCAGGAACCGTCGAGACATGCGCGCGCTCATTGAGAGTTTGTAG
- a CDS encoding type II toxin-antitoxin system RatA family toxin, which yields MPQFETRRPVGHSPDQMFDLIADVEKYPEFLPLCEALTVRSRKERDGKELLLADMTVGYKAIRETFTTQVLLNKAERIIDVKYIDGPFKYLDNRWRFEDTGAGGCSVHFFIDYEFKSRILGALMGSMFDRAFRMFSEAFEKRADAIYATV from the coding sequence ATGCCACAGTTCGAGACCCGCCGGCCAGTCGGCCACTCACCAGACCAGATGTTCGATCTGATCGCCGATGTTGAAAAATATCCCGAGTTCCTGCCGCTCTGCGAAGCCCTGACGGTTCGTTCGCGCAAGGAGCGCGATGGCAAGGAACTGCTGCTGGCCGATATGACCGTCGGCTACAAGGCGATCCGTGAGACCTTCACGACACAGGTGCTCTTGAACAAGGCGGAGCGCATCATCGACGTCAAGTATATCGATGGCCCCTTCAAATATCTCGACAATCGCTGGCGTTTTGAAGACACGGGCGCGGGCGGTTGTTCGGTCCATTTCTTCATCGACTACGAATTCAAGAGCCGCATTCTCGGTGCCCTGATGGGGTCGATGTTCGACCGGGCCTTCCGGATGTTTTCCGAGGCCTTCGAAAAGCGCGCCGACGCGATCTACGCGACAGTATAA
- a CDS encoding CinA family protein has translation MSGWPEDIEHKARTLIAALSERRLMVATAESCTGGLIVGALTEVSGSSSVVDRGFVTYSNDAKIQMLGVDPATLAAHGAVSRQTAVEMARGALSHSQADIAVAVTGIAGPSGGTDEKPVGLVHLAAASRGGSVLHREMHYGDIGRDAVRLATVRTALDMLEDAAEG, from the coding sequence ATGAGCGGCTGGCCCGAGGATATCGAACACAAGGCGCGCACGTTGATCGCTGCGCTTTCCGAACGCCGCCTGATGGTCGCCACGGCGGAATCCTGCACCGGTGGACTGATCGTCGGCGCGCTGACCGAAGTTTCCGGCTCTTCCTCGGTGGTCGATCGCGGTTTCGTCACCTATTCCAACGATGCCAAGATACAGATGCTGGGCGTCGATCCGGCAACGCTTGCCGCGCACGGGGCGGTGTCACGCCAGACCGCGGTTGAAATGGCACGCGGCGCTCTTTCCCATTCGCAGGCCGATATCGCCGTCGCCGTTACGGGGATTGCGGGGCCGAGCGGAGGGACGGACGAGAAACCTGTCGGGCTCGTGCATCTGGCAGCCGCAAGTCGCGGCGGCAGCGTGCTTCATCGCGAAATGCACTATGGCGACATCGGCCGCGATGCCGTCCGGCTCGCGACGGTGCGCACGGCGCTTGACATGCTGGAGGATGCGGCGGAAGGCTGA